One Vulcanisaeta thermophila genomic region harbors:
- a CDS encoding HTH domain-containing protein, translated as MELTLKEEILILLREKGPLTADEIAHYLGVDVESVAKELNYLENDKIVTRTKRGFLIKRDAYELTPTGLEEANKALEKLKVLANRITTAAPDEAVQLLNEYAQLIPLMLLLNLIPMDLLLLAGFTEFMISQENVDVDMDDTYTVDDTAL; from the coding sequence GTGGAATTAACGCTTAAGGAGGAAATTCTAATACTACTAAGGGAGAAAGGGCCTTTAACTGCCGATGAAATAGCCCATTACCTAGGGGTAGATGTAGAATCAGTGGCTAAGGAACTGAATTATCTTGAGAATGACAAGATAGTGACCAGAACCAAAAGGGGCTTCTTAATCAAGAGGGATGCGTATGAATTAACACCCACAGGACTTGAGGAAGCTAACAAAGCCCTTGAAAAGCTTAAGGTCTTAGCCAATAGGATTACTACAGCGGCACCAGATGAAGCTGTTCAATTACTTAATGAATATGCCCAATTGATTCCGTTAATGCTACTACTTAATTTAATACCAATGGACCTCTTACTCTTGGCTGGCTTTACCGAATTCATGATTAGCCAGGAGAACGTTGACGTAGACATGGATGATACGTACACAGTAGATGATACAGCACTCTAA